The Candidatus Limnocylindrales bacterium genome has a segment encoding these proteins:
- a CDS encoding GNAT family N-acetyltransferase: MSETIRIEARESLATVDPAAWNRLVGEDDPFLEHEFLVALEETGVVGPGTPWQARHITAWDAGHLVGAIPFYLRWDSYGEYIFDFGWAEAYARAGLRYYPKGVAAVPFTPVSGARILVAPGAALDANPVACGMVDGLTRLAERLELSGVHVLFPREAEHDFLVSRGFLSRVTHQYHWENRDYRSFDDYLADLRSKKRKQVLHERADVAAQGIEIEVLDGDRITEEHVDAIWKFYVATAARKWSQPYLVRATFEQLARTWRRRLVLVLAKKSGRYVAGTFNVRGKNSLFGRYWGSIGQFSSLHFECCYWTLIEYAIAHGMRLVEAGAQGEHKFLRGFNARPTWSAHWIAHPGGRRAISDFLEREREQNEAMIDGYNRVSPVKSERSRF, from the coding sequence ATGTCGGAAACCATTCGCATCGAAGCCCGCGAGTCTCTCGCGACAGTGGATCCGGCTGCCTGGAATCGCCTGGTCGGAGAGGACGATCCGTTTCTCGAGCATGAGTTTCTGGTCGCGCTCGAGGAAACCGGCGTGGTCGGGCCGGGAACACCGTGGCAGGCCCGTCACATCACGGCGTGGGACGCAGGCCATCTGGTCGGCGCGATCCCGTTCTACCTGCGCTGGGATTCGTACGGCGAGTACATTTTCGACTTCGGCTGGGCGGAAGCCTACGCGCGTGCAGGGCTTCGCTACTATCCGAAAGGAGTGGCCGCCGTGCCGTTCACGCCTGTTTCCGGCGCACGGATCCTGGTTGCGCCCGGAGCGGCACTGGATGCGAACCCGGTCGCGTGCGGGATGGTCGACGGTCTCACGCGCCTCGCCGAGCGCCTGGAGCTATCCGGAGTCCACGTGCTGTTTCCGAGGGAAGCCGAGCACGATTTTCTTGTTTCGCGCGGATTCCTGTCGCGCGTCACGCATCAATATCACTGGGAAAATCGCGATTACCGCAGCTTCGACGATTATCTTGCCGACCTGCGTTCGAAGAAGCGCAAGCAGGTCCTGCATGAACGCGCCGATGTCGCGGCGCAGGGAATCGAGATCGAGGTTCTCGACGGCGACCGGATCACGGAAGAGCACGTCGATGCGATCTGGAAGTTCTACGTCGCCACCGCGGCCCGCAAGTGGTCGCAGCCGTATCTGGTGCGCGCGACGTTCGAGCAGCTTGCCCGCACGTGGCGGCGGCGGCTCGTGCTCGTGCTGGCGAAGAAGTCCGGCCGCTACGTGGCCGGTACGTTCAACGTCCGCGGAAAAAATTCGCTGTTCGGACGTTACTGGGGATCGATCGGCCAGTTTTCGTCGCTGCATTTCGAATGCTGCTACTGGACGCTGATCGAGTACGCGATCGCCCACGGCATGCGGCTCGTCGAAGCGGGCGCCCAGGGTGAGCACAAGTTCCTGCGCGGCTTCAACGCGCGTCCGACCTGGAGCGCCCACTGGATTGCTCACCCGGGCGGCAGGCGCGCAATCTCGGATTTCCTCGAGCGGGAGCGCGAGCAGAACGAAGCGATGATCGACGGTTATAACCGCGTCTCGCCTGTCAAGAGCGAGAGATCGCGCTTTTGA
- a CDS encoding PaaI family thioesterase, translating to MDPQTNRPGKTELEELVFPFGDGGCFGCSKLNPDGLQLRFFRGPSEIDGRDEIVGTCRVPDRFHGAPGITHGGIVATILDEFSCAAAVFLAGVRVVTGELQVRYERPCPVEREIVVRSRVASDAHARYLVIEAEMHLGAERLVRSSGKFFRQPASGAVVTP from the coding sequence ATGGACCCGCAGACAAACCGCCCCGGGAAGACCGAGCTCGAAGAGCTCGTCTTCCCGTTTGGCGACGGCGGCTGCTTCGGCTGCTCGAAGCTCAACCCGGACGGACTCCAGCTGCGCTTTTTCCGCGGCCCGAGCGAGATCGACGGGAGGGATGAGATCGTCGGCACGTGCCGCGTGCCGGATCGATTTCACGGCGCGCCGGGCATCACGCACGGCGGCATCGTGGCAACGATCCTCGATGAGTTCTCCTGTGCAGCAGCGGTATTCCTTGCCGGCGTCCGCGTCGTTACCGGCGAGCTTCAGGTGCGTTACGAGCGTCCGTGCCCGGTCGAACGCGAGATCGTCGTTCGCTCGCGTGTCGCGAGCGATGCGCATGCGCGCTACCTCGTCATCGAGGCGGAGATGCACCTGGGTGCTGAGCGGCTGGTCCGTTCGAGCGGAAAGTTCTTCCGTCAGCCCGCGAGCGGCGCAGTCGTCACGCCGTAA
- a CDS encoding NAD(P)(+) transhydrogenase (Re/Si-specific) subunit beta, producing the protein MTPYAELLYFIASVLFILGIRGLTSAETARRGVIYAEIGMAFAVAGTLINPEIHTYRWILVTAGIGSAIGIAMAALIPMTKMPERIALSHAFGGLAAALVGVSEYSIYQAGIHVDHLGHAVQLSHGTMGALGFEVLFGGLTFTGSLIAFGKLQGFIPGRNITYPYQNQSNIGIFATAVLLLVLLTVWPSLQILFYLMFLVALVLGVLFVIPIGGADMPVVISLLNSYAGLAASATGFALDNNVLIIAGALDGASGFILSIVMSRAMNRSFSNVLFGAFGQGDGSAAAVMGKDAAPVREASVGDAAMLLSSGTKVIVCPGYGMAVAQAQHAVQKMAELLERDGIEVKYAIHPVAGRMPGHMNVLLAEANVPYDSLKELEEINDEFAEADVALVVGANDVVNPAAKTNTNSPIYGMPVLNADLAKSCIVLKRSMNPGFAGIENELFTMPNTVLVFGDAKDTIEKIVEALS; encoded by the coding sequence GTGACGCCGTACGCCGAGCTCCTCTACTTTATCGCTTCGGTCCTGTTCATCCTCGGTATCCGGGGACTGACCAGCGCCGAAACTGCGCGCCGCGGCGTCATCTATGCCGAGATCGGCATGGCGTTCGCCGTCGCCGGCACGCTGATCAATCCGGAGATCCATACCTACCGCTGGATCCTCGTGACCGCCGGCATCGGATCCGCGATCGGCATCGCGATGGCGGCACTGATCCCGATGACCAAGATGCCCGAGCGAATCGCGCTCTCGCATGCGTTCGGCGGCCTCGCCGCCGCGCTCGTCGGCGTTTCGGAATATTCGATCTACCAGGCGGGCATTCACGTCGACCACCTCGGGCATGCCGTCCAGCTGTCGCACGGCACGATGGGCGCACTCGGATTCGAAGTGCTGTTCGGCGGCCTGACGTTTACCGGAAGCCTGATCGCATTCGGCAAGCTGCAGGGCTTCATCCCGGGACGCAACATCACGTATCCGTACCAGAACCAGTCCAACATCGGCATTTTCGCGACGGCCGTGCTGCTGCTGGTGCTGCTTACGGTGTGGCCGTCGCTGCAGATCCTGTTCTACCTGATGTTTCTCGTCGCGCTCGTGCTCGGCGTGCTGTTCGTGATCCCGATCGGCGGCGCCGACATGCCGGTCGTGATCTCGCTGCTCAATTCGTACGCGGGTCTTGCCGCCTCGGCGACCGGCTTTGCTCTCGACAACAACGTGCTGATCATCGCCGGAGCGCTCGACGGCGCGTCCGGATTCATCCTGTCGATCGTGATGAGCCGCGCGATGAACCGTTCGTTCAGCAACGTGCTGTTCGGTGCGTTCGGCCAGGGCGACGGGTCGGCCGCGGCCGTCATGGGCAAGGACGCTGCGCCCGTTCGCGAGGCAAGCGTCGGCGACGCGGCCATGCTGCTGTCGAGCGGCACCAAAGTGATCGTCTGTCCGGGCTACGGCATGGCGGTCGCGCAGGCCCAGCATGCCGTGCAGAAGATGGCCGAGCTGCTCGAACGCGACGGCATCGAGGTCAAGTACGCGATCCATCCGGTCGCCGGACGCATGCCGGGGCACATGAACGTGCTGCTTGCAGAGGCGAACGTTCCGTACGATTCGCTGAAAGAGCTCGAGGAAATCAACGACGAGTTCGCCGAGGCCGACGTGGCCCTCGTGGTCGGCGCCAACGATGTCGTCAATCCCGCGGCCAAGACCAACACGAACAGCCCGATCTACGGCATGCCGGTGCTGAACGCGGACCTCGCAAAATCGTGCATCGTGCTCAAGCGCAGCATGAACCCCGGATTTGCGGGCATCGAGAACGAGCTGTTCACGATGCCGAATACGGTGCTCGTGTTCGGCGATGCGAAGGATACGATCGAGAAGATCGTCGAAGCGCTGAGCTAG
- the clpS gene encoding ATP-dependent Clp protease adapter ClpS, translating to MSEPETPVRRSEGQIVVQERSRVKRPPMYAVVLLNDDYTPMEFVVWILQTLFFKPRDEATRVMLQVHHEGKGIAGVYTHDVARTKAVQVEQLARKHEHPLACLIEACEG from the coding sequence ATGTCCGAGCCCGAAACTCCTGTCCGCCGCTCCGAGGGACAAATCGTCGTCCAGGAGCGGAGCCGCGTGAAGCGCCCCCCGATGTATGCGGTGGTGCTGCTGAACGACGACTATACGCCCATGGAGTTCGTGGTCTGGATCCTCCAGACGCTGTTCTTCAAGCCCCGCGACGAAGCCACGCGCGTGATGCTGCAGGTGCATCACGAAGGGAAGGGCATCGCCGGCGTCTACACACACGACGTGGCTCGAACCAAGGCCGTGCAGGTCGAGCAGCTCGCACGCAAACACGAACACCCGCTCGCCTGCCTGATCGAGGCCTGCGAGGGATGA
- a CDS encoding NAD(P) transhydrogenase subunit alpha, which produces MTHEMILGLYVFVLAAFVGYGTIRGVPPLLHTPLMAFTNAISGISLVGSIVAAGAEKSTFSTVLGCIAVLCASINVVGGFLITDRMLKMFRKRGGAKGEAKK; this is translated from the coding sequence ATGACGCACGAGATGATCCTCGGACTGTACGTGTTCGTGCTGGCCGCTTTCGTCGGCTACGGCACGATTCGCGGAGTTCCCCCGCTGCTTCACACGCCGCTGATGGCGTTCACCAATGCGATCTCCGGAATCTCGCTGGTCGGCTCGATCGTGGCCGCCGGTGCCGAGAAGAGCACGTTCAGCACCGTGCTCGGCTGCATCGCCGTGCTGTGCGCGAGCATCAACGTCGTCGGCGGATTCCTGATCACCGACCGCATGCTCAAGATGTTCCGCAAGCGCGGCGGCGCCAAGGGCGAGGCAAAGAAGTGA
- a CDS encoding RNA-binding S4 domain-containing protein: protein MRLDKWLWAARFFKTRSIASQSIAAGHVKIGGNRAKAAHIVKPDDEIAVVIGPYTHVVRVRSVSAVRRGAPEARLLYEESPESIAAREALAAVLKADRGSFQPAASRPSKRDRRAVDRLRGR, encoded by the coding sequence GTGCGGCTCGACAAGTGGCTGTGGGCAGCACGGTTTTTCAAGACAAGGTCGATCGCGAGCCAGTCGATCGCGGCCGGCCACGTCAAAATCGGCGGCAACCGCGCGAAGGCCGCGCATATCGTCAAACCGGACGACGAAATTGCAGTCGTAATCGGCCCTTACACCCACGTCGTCCGGGTGCGCTCGGTCTCCGCCGTGCGCCGCGGGGCTCCCGAGGCGCGCCTCCTTTATGAGGAGAGCCCGGAGAGCATCGCCGCCCGCGAAGCGCTGGCGGCGGTTCTCAAAGCCGACCGTGGATCGTTCCAGCCGGCCGCTTCGAGGCCATCCAAACGCGACCGCCGAGCCGTCGATCGCCTTCGCGGTCGCTGA
- the clpA gene encoding ATP-dependent Clp protease ATP-binding subunit ClpA, whose protein sequence is MLISEELENTLQRAVDRAKASRHEFVAPEHLLFALTSDKVAADILFHCGADLVALRTAVDAFLENTMPSFPSHVAAPDGSTPDPSYTLGCQLVLQLAASHVQSSGKEQIDGGNVLAALFRDEESHAAYFLKKQGVLRLDVVRYISHKVSKIGSRNLPAEEGGGGIGAGEREADGVGAVEDPLEEFCTNLNRKAAEGRLDPLIGRKSELERTVHILARRRKNNPIFVGDAGVGKTAIVEGLALRIHQGDVPEYLKDVTIYALDMGGLLAGTRYRGDFEERLKAVIDGIKQDRDRRILFVDEIHNIIGAGAVSGGAMDASNMLKPALASGEIKCIGTTTYKEYRQIFEKDHALSRRFQKVDVGEPTIEESVEILKGLQTRYEEFHGVAYAPNAVRACVELSAKHINDRFLPDKAIDVLDEAGAEVKLRASRLAGEPALVTASTSAAAVVEEDPEAPGEVVIETIEAAAPPRNAGARPGDAAAPARRVPRVTSRDIENVVSRIAKVPTRSVKVDDRKRLESLGRDLKLTIYGQDAAVEQVVAAIQLARAGLGEPDKPIGSFLFAGPTGVGKTELAKQLASALDIGFVRFDMSEYMEKHAVSRLIGSPPGYVGFDQGGQLTEAIHRNPHAVLLLDEIEKAHADIDNVLLQIMDYATLTDNNGRKTDFRNVILIMTTNTGAREGLANAIGFEQTSDFAGKSDKAIEKAFAPEFRNRLTAVVQFRSLGMEIAEQIVEKMIAELETRLKARGVHLTLDPTARTWIARKGYDAKFGARPMRRLIESEISHKLSHEILFGRLAKGGDVVIKAGDEGLVFEF, encoded by the coding sequence ATGCTGATTTCCGAAGAGCTCGAAAATACACTCCAGCGCGCGGTCGATCGCGCGAAGGCCAGCCGCCATGAGTTCGTTGCGCCCGAACATCTTCTGTTCGCGCTGACGTCGGACAAGGTCGCGGCCGACATCCTCTTCCACTGCGGCGCCGATCTGGTGGCGCTGCGCACCGCGGTCGATGCGTTCCTCGAAAACACCATGCCGTCCTTTCCGTCGCACGTGGCGGCACCCGACGGCTCGACGCCGGATCCGAGCTACACGCTCGGCTGCCAGCTGGTGCTGCAGCTCGCTGCGTCGCACGTGCAGTCGTCCGGCAAGGAACAGATCGACGGCGGCAACGTGCTGGCGGCGCTCTTCCGCGACGAGGAATCGCACGCGGCCTACTTTCTGAAGAAGCAGGGCGTGCTGCGGCTCGACGTCGTGCGCTACATCTCGCACAAGGTTTCCAAGATCGGTTCGCGAAACCTTCCGGCCGAGGAAGGCGGCGGCGGCATCGGCGCCGGCGAGCGCGAAGCCGACGGCGTCGGTGCCGTCGAGGATCCTCTCGAAGAGTTCTGCACGAACCTCAACCGAAAAGCGGCCGAGGGCCGCCTGGATCCGTTGATCGGCAGGAAGAGCGAGCTCGAGCGCACGGTGCACATCCTGGCCCGGCGCCGAAAGAACAACCCGATCTTCGTCGGCGATGCGGGCGTCGGAAAAACCGCGATCGTCGAAGGCCTCGCGTTGCGCATCCACCAGGGCGACGTTCCCGAGTACCTGAAGGACGTCACGATCTACGCGCTCGACATGGGCGGCCTGCTCGCCGGCACGCGCTATCGCGGCGACTTCGAGGAGCGGCTGAAGGCCGTCATCGACGGCATCAAGCAGGACCGCGATCGCCGCATCCTTTTCGTCGACGAGATCCACAACATCATCGGCGCCGGAGCGGTCTCCGGTGGTGCGATGGATGCATCGAACATGCTCAAGCCGGCGCTCGCCAGCGGCGAGATCAAGTGCATCGGCACCACGACGTACAAGGAATACCGGCAGATCTTCGAAAAGGACCATGCGCTGTCGCGGCGCTTCCAGAAGGTCGACGTCGGCGAGCCGACGATCGAAGAGTCGGTCGAGATCCTGAAGGGTCTCCAGACCCGCTACGAGGAATTCCACGGCGTCGCCTACGCGCCAAACGCAGTGCGCGCCTGCGTCGAGCTGTCGGCCAAGCACATCAACGACCGCTTCCTGCCCGACAAGGCGATCGACGTGCTCGACGAAGCCGGAGCGGAAGTGAAGCTTCGCGCGAGCCGGCTCGCCGGCGAGCCTGCGCTCGTGACCGCGAGCACGTCGGCCGCCGCCGTTGTCGAAGAAGATCCCGAAGCGCCCGGCGAAGTCGTCATCGAGACGATCGAGGCAGCTGCACCGCCGCGAAATGCCGGCGCGCGGCCGGGCGACGCGGCCGCTCCGGCCCGCAGAGTCCCGCGCGTGACCAGCCGCGACATCGAGAACGTGGTCTCGCGCATCGCCAAGGTCCCCACGCGCAGCGTGAAGGTCGACGATCGCAAGCGGCTCGAAAGCCTTGGCCGCGATCTCAAGCTGACGATCTACGGGCAGGATGCCGCGGTCGAGCAGGTGGTCGCGGCGATCCAGCTCGCTCGAGCAGGGCTCGGAGAGCCCGACAAGCCGATCGGCAGCTTCCTGTTCGCCGGTCCGACCGGCGTCGGAAAGACCGAGCTCGCCAAGCAGCTCGCGAGCGCGCTCGACATCGGCTTCGTGCGCTTCGACATGAGCGAGTACATGGAGAAGCACGCGGTCTCGCGCCTGATCGGCTCGCCGCCCGGCTATGTCGGCTTCGACCAGGGCGGCCAGCTCACCGAAGCGATCCATCGCAACCCGCACGCAGTGCTGCTGCTCGACGAGATCGAGAAGGCCCACGCCGACATCGACAACGTGCTGCTGCAGATCATGGATTACGCGACGCTGACCGACAACAACGGCAGGAAGACAGACTTCCGCAACGTGATCCTGATCATGACGACCAACACTGGCGCGCGCGAAGGCCTCGCCAACGCGATCGGCTTCGAGCAGACGAGCGATTTCGCCGGCAAGTCCGACAAGGCGATCGAAAAGGCGTTCGCTCCCGAATTCCGCAACCGGCTCACGGCCGTCGTGCAGTTCCGTTCGCTCGGCATGGAGATCGCCGAGCAGATCGTCGAGAAGATGATCGCCGAGCTCGAGACGCGGCTGAAAGCGCGCGGCGTGCACCTGACGCTCGATCCGACCGCACGCACGTGGATCGCGCGCAAGGGCTACGATGCCAAGTTCGGCGCACGCCCGATGCGACGGCTGATCGAATCGGAGATCTCGCACAAGCTCAGCCACGAGATCCTGTTCGGACGCCTGGCCAAGGGCGGCGACGTCGTGATCAAGGCGGGCGACGAAGGCCTCGTGTTCGAGTTCTGA
- a CDS encoding NFACT RNA binding domain-containing protein, translating into MQRWREYELPGGWTVLAGRTESDNDYLSIKLARANDWWFHARAVAGSHVLLRSRDDAEPDKATIEAAAAIAAWHSKARAGGVVPVSCTLASNVTKPRGAEPGTVTIRKERVLKVRPALPAGSAQG; encoded by the coding sequence ATGCAGCGCTGGCGCGAGTACGAGCTTCCGGGCGGCTGGACCGTTCTCGCCGGACGCACCGAGTCCGACAACGATTACCTGTCGATCAAGCTCGCGCGTGCGAACGACTGGTGGTTCCACGCGCGTGCGGTTGCCGGTTCGCACGTGCTGCTTCGCTCGCGCGACGATGCGGAGCCGGACAAGGCCACGATCGAAGCCGCCGCAGCCATCGCAGCGTGGCACAGCAAGGCGAGGGCAGGCGGCGTCGTGCCGGTTTCGTGCACGCTCGCATCCAACGTGACCAAGCCCCGCGGCGCGGAGCCGGGCACCGTCACGATCCGCAAGGAGCGCGTCCTCAAGGTCCGGCCGGCGCTTCCGGCCGGTTCCGCTCAGGGATAA
- a CDS encoding Re/Si-specific NAD(P)(+) transhydrogenase subunit alpha, which yields MKIGVVTEARPGERRVALVPESVKRLTHKGAEIVVQAGAGTPAGFSDDEYRAQGAAIVDTREALLSAADTIVQINVPQAGALQSVKKGAASISLLFPLVQHDVVRGFRDASVTAIALDRIPRTTLAQSMDVLSSQATVAGYRAVITAANHLPKFFPLFMTAAGRVEPARVVILGAGVAGLVAIGVARRLGAVVEAYDVRPVVKEQVESLGATFIDVGATADAQTAGGYAKEVSEDFQKRANEVIATHLEKADVCITTALIPGRPAPRLVTAAMARRMRPGSVIVDLAAEQGGNCELTKPDTEVTDSGVLVLGPTNLPSEAARDASQMFSRNVEKYILYLLKDGQLNLDFSKEIVKGSVVTHDGQIVDTQVAEAIGA from the coding sequence ATGAAAATCGGGGTGGTTACGGAAGCCCGTCCGGGCGAGCGCCGAGTCGCGCTGGTTCCCGAAAGCGTCAAGCGTCTGACCCACAAGGGAGCGGAAATCGTCGTTCAGGCCGGCGCCGGGACTCCGGCCGGGTTCTCGGACGACGAATACCGGGCCCAAGGGGCGGCAATCGTCGATACGCGAGAGGCGCTGCTTTCGGCCGCGGACACGATCGTTCAGATCAATGTGCCCCAGGCGGGTGCCCTGCAGAGCGTGAAGAAGGGAGCGGCGTCGATCAGCCTGCTCTTCCCTCTCGTCCAGCACGACGTGGTTCGCGGGTTCCGCGACGCTTCGGTTACCGCCATCGCGCTCGACCGGATCCCGCGCACGACGCTGGCGCAGTCGATGGACGTTCTCAGCTCGCAGGCAACCGTGGCGGGCTACCGGGCCGTCATCACCGCCGCCAATCATCTGCCGAAATTTTTCCCGCTGTTCATGACCGCTGCCGGTCGCGTCGAGCCTGCCCGCGTCGTGATCCTCGGCGCCGGCGTTGCCGGCCTCGTCGCTATCGGCGTCGCCCGGCGGCTTGGCGCCGTAGTCGAAGCTTACGATGTGCGGCCGGTCGTCAAGGAGCAGGTCGAGAGCCTCGGAGCCACGTTCATCGACGTCGGCGCGACCGCCGACGCCCAGACCGCCGGCGGCTATGCCAAAGAAGTCAGCGAGGATTTCCAGAAGCGCGCCAACGAAGTCATCGCCACGCATCTCGAGAAGGCCGACGTCTGCATCACGACCGCGCTGATACCCGGCCGGCCCGCGCCGCGCCTGGTGACCGCCGCGATGGCCCGCCGCATGCGCCCCGGTTCTGTGATCGTCGACCTCGCCGCCGAACAGGGTGGAAACTGCGAGCTGACCAAACCGGACACGGAGGTGACCGACTCCGGCGTGCTCGTGCTCGGCCCGACCAATCTGCCGAGCGAAGCGGCACGCGACGCGAGCCAGATGTTCTCGCGCAACGTCGAAAAATACATTCTCTATCTGCTGAAAGACGGACAGCTCAATCTCGATTTCAGCAAGGAGATCGTCAAAGGCTCGGTCGTCACGCACGACGGGCAGATCGTCGATACGCAGGTCGCCGAAGCGATCGGCGCCTGA
- a CDS encoding fatty acid desaturase, with product MARRDFPGLVLFFFQSFLFLFLSVATVRLAAAGSPLRFVAVFLDGIVLLTFFASMHEGGHGTAFSTPWINRAVTWVSAVLMLQSPTFFREFHFEHHRRTSDPNGDPEISGAPKLLGPWPRNPVLYFAQASGQHLMVGKALFTVVPATVPTDAAFERFFPYVRPALRAQVIRESRIATLLLGGSCALGLALVPGFSTLLLAWPIGHLALGIFVMPEHTGLPIDGSQIHRTRSTKSNAFVRWAMWNMPWHAEHHGYPAVPFHALPELSRRIEPELEHRVSGYLAFHAEALRRSLGRAA from the coding sequence ATGGCCCGCCGCGATTTTCCTGGCCTCGTCCTCTTCTTCTTCCAATCCTTTCTCTTCCTCTTCCTCTCCGTTGCCACGGTACGCCTTGCGGCTGCCGGCAGTCCGCTTCGGTTCGTTGCCGTCTTCCTCGATGGGATCGTGCTGCTCACGTTCTTTGCGTCGATGCATGAGGGCGGGCACGGGACGGCGTTCTCGACGCCGTGGATCAATCGGGCGGTGACGTGGGTTTCGGCAGTGCTGATGCTGCAGTCGCCGACGTTCTTTCGGGAGTTTCATTTCGAGCATCATCGACGGACGTCCGATCCGAACGGCGATCCGGAGATTTCCGGCGCGCCGAAGCTGCTCGGGCCGTGGCCGCGCAATCCGGTTCTCTATTTTGCGCAGGCTTCCGGACAGCACCTCATGGTTGGCAAGGCGCTGTTCACCGTAGTGCCCGCGACTGTGCCGACGGACGCAGCGTTCGAGCGGTTTTTTCCTTACGTGCGGCCGGCTCTTCGTGCGCAGGTCATTCGCGAGAGCAGGATCGCGACGCTCCTCCTCGGCGGTTCCTGTGCGCTCGGGCTCGCGCTGGTTCCCGGGTTTTCGACGCTGCTGCTCGCGTGGCCGATCGGGCATCTCGCGCTCGGGATTTTCGTGATGCCCGAGCATACCGGGCTACCGATCGACGGCAGCCAGATCCACCGCACGCGCTCGACGAAGAGCAACGCGTTCGTGCGCTGGGCGATGTGGAACATGCCGTGGCACGCCGAGCACCACGGATATCCGGCGGTACCGTTCCACGCGCTTCCGGAGCTCAGCCGGCGCATCGAGCCGGAGCTCGAGCATCGCGTGAGCGGCTATCTTGCGTTTCATGCGGAGGCGCTGAGGCGCTCGCTCGGCCGCGCGGCCTGA
- a CDS encoding rhodanese-like domain-containing protein has product MAVRRVEPDEAAQLIEEGWTYLDVRSVAEFAEGHAPGAYNIPLLDFEPGQGLRPNPNFLLEVLAAFEPEQPLVVACKAGGRSARAAAMLAESGFSNLVDMRGGFYGEVSPDGTVACAGWAPRGLPVVSGDEPGRNHVDLRKLPV; this is encoded by the coding sequence ATGGCAGTTCGGCGCGTCGAACCCGATGAAGCGGCCCAGCTCATCGAAGAAGGCTGGACCTATCTCGACGTGCGGTCGGTTGCCGAGTTCGCAGAGGGCCACGCGCCCGGCGCGTACAATATTCCACTGCTCGATTTCGAGCCGGGCCAGGGCCTCAGGCCGAACCCGAACTTTCTTCTGGAAGTGCTCGCGGCGTTTGAGCCGGAGCAGCCTCTGGTTGTTGCGTGCAAAGCGGGTGGACGCTCGGCGCGCGCAGCGGCGATGCTCGCCGAATCCGGGTTCAGCAACCTTGTCGACATGCGCGGCGGTTTCTACGGCGAGGTCTCGCCCGACGGCACCGTCGCATGCGCGGGATGGGCACCGCGCGGACTGCCGGTGGTCTCCGGTGACGAACCGGGTCGCAACCACGTCGATCTTCGCAAGCTTCCGGTCTGA
- a CDS encoding MBL fold metallo-hydrolase — MAASGNDAEPRRVVTSSMIGMAMPDVARWSERVTVVLGQNPGPFTGPGTNTYIVGTGAQRLLLDTGQGIDRYGELLAGALAECGASLDRIVLTHAHPDHIGGVEQVRARHGDLPLRKMPLPASDRGLAVEPLGDGDIVEVEGATLEAVWTPGHASDHLCFVLREEKVLFTGDMVLGAGTTVIPPDGDLGDYLDSLRRLLALDIDRIFPAHGPAIEEPKRKIEEYLAHRALRDEQILAGLRDGVRRTEDLVRRIYTDVPEFLHRAAGVSVESHLRRFAKQGRVAREGEDWVLR, encoded by the coding sequence GTGGCTGCATCCGGGAACGACGCCGAGCCTCGCCGGGTCGTCACGTCGTCGATGATCGGCATGGCGATGCCCGACGTCGCGCGCTGGTCGGAGCGTGTCACCGTCGTGCTCGGCCAGAATCCGGGGCCGTTTACCGGGCCCGGCACCAACACGTACATCGTCGGCACCGGAGCGCAGCGCCTGCTGCTCGACACCGGACAGGGTATCGACCGCTACGGCGAGCTTCTTGCCGGTGCGCTCGCGGAGTGCGGCGCTTCGCTCGATCGCATCGTGCTCACGCATGCGCATCCGGACCATATCGGCGGCGTCGAGCAGGTGCGCGCGCGCCACGGCGACCTGCCGCTCCGGAAGATGCCGCTGCCGGCTAGTGATCGCGGACTGGCCGTCGAGCCGCTCGGCGACGGAGACATCGTCGAGGTCGAAGGCGCGACGCTCGAGGCGGTCTGGACGCCCGGCCATGCGAGCGACCATCTCTGCTTCGTCCTGCGTGAAGAGAAGGTCCTGTTTACCGGCGACATGGTTCTCGGCGCCGGCACCACGGTCATCCCGCCCGACGGCGACCTCGGCGACTACCTCGATTCGCTGAGAAGGCTGCTCGCGCTCGACATCGACCGGATTTTTCCCGCGCACGGCCCTGCGATCGAGGAGCCGAAGCGCAAGATCGAAGAGTATCTCGCGCACCGGGCGCTTCGCGACGAGCAGATTCTGGCCGGCCTGCGCGACGGCGTGCGCCGCACCGAGGATCTGGTGCGCCGCATCTACACCGACGTTCCGGAGTTCCTGCACCGCGCGGCAGGAGTTTCGGTCGAATCGCACCTGCGGCGCTTTGCGAAGCAGGGCCGCGTCGCGCGCGAAGGCGAAGACTGGGTGCTTCGCTGA